Proteins encoded in a region of the Stieleria neptunia genome:
- a CDS encoding BON domain-containing protein, whose protein sequence is MALGNRIPDKTLLKNVQSRLSKKCSSSPKVSGDVRSGEVTLNGTIKNEVERKQILRAVSSVEGISRVIDRIKVEVRPKTA, encoded by the coding sequence ATGGCCCTCGGTAATCGAATCCCAGACAAAACGCTGCTCAAAAACGTTCAGAGTCGGTTGTCTAAGAAATGTTCCAGTTCACCCAAAGTGAGCGGTGATGTGCGCAGCGGCGAAGTCACGCTCAACGGTACGATCAAAAACGAAGTCGAGCGCAAGCAGATTCTCAGGGCGGTTTCGTCCGTCGAAGGAATCTCTCGCGTCATCGACCGGATCAAAGTCGAAGTGCGACCCAAGACGGCTTAA
- a CDS encoding flotillin-like FloA family protein, translating into MPSQLQLLIAAALIGCVVAIALFWVLSKCGAYWFQAYMSGADITMKSLIVMYLLKLDLRMMVTAKIMCRQAGLRIDRQGGIRTADLQIHALAGGDVMNVVQAIIVAHRAGIELDFDRAAAIDLAGRDVLHAVQTSVTPKVIYCPEAREGRPLLSAIAKNGVELLVGARVTVRTNLDQLIGGATEETIVARVGQAIVSAIGSSATHMDVLEMPLQISEAAMAHGLDSNTAFAIVSIDIADIDVGENIGARLQRDQADADGRIARARAEARRAEAVAHTQQMLAKVAENRAHLVNAEAQVPQAMAVAFRSGNLRGKAVRWIPGVDRKEPPRANGISDRKNSPTKPGDAKPSPANPFLGPREERDG; encoded by the coding sequence ATGCCCTCCCAACTGCAACTTCTGATCGCCGCTGCGCTGATCGGCTGTGTGGTCGCGATCGCGTTGTTCTGGGTGCTCAGCAAATGCGGGGCGTACTGGTTTCAAGCCTACATGTCCGGCGCGGACATCACGATGAAAAGCTTGATCGTGATGTACCTGCTGAAGTTGGATCTGCGGATGATGGTCACCGCAAAAATCATGTGCCGACAGGCCGGGTTGCGGATCGATCGCCAGGGCGGCATCCGAACCGCGGATTTACAGATTCACGCGTTGGCCGGCGGAGATGTGATGAACGTGGTTCAGGCCATCATCGTGGCGCACCGGGCCGGGATCGAGTTGGATTTTGATCGCGCCGCGGCGATCGATCTGGCCGGCCGCGACGTGCTGCACGCGGTGCAGACGAGTGTCACGCCCAAAGTCATCTATTGCCCGGAAGCCCGCGAGGGCCGACCGCTGTTGAGCGCGATTGCAAAGAACGGTGTCGAATTGCTGGTCGGTGCACGGGTGACGGTCCGCACCAATCTGGATCAATTGATCGGCGGAGCGACCGAAGAAACCATCGTCGCCCGGGTCGGCCAAGCGATCGTCAGCGCGATCGGGTCGTCGGCGACCCACATGGATGTGTTGGAAATGCCGCTTCAGATTTCGGAGGCCGCCATGGCCCACGGACTCGATTCGAACACCGCATTCGCCATCGTCTCGATCGATATCGCGGACATCGACGTCGGTGAAAACATCGGCGCCCGATTGCAACGTGACCAGGCCGATGCCGATGGTCGAATCGCCCGCGCCCGGGCCGAAGCACGGCGGGCCGAAGCGGTGGCCCACACCCAACAGATGCTCGCCAAGGTTGCCGAAAATCGAGCCCATTTGGTCAATGCCGAGGCCCAGGTCCCGCAAGCCATGGCGGTGGCATTTCGGAGCGGAAATCTGCGCGGGAAAGCCGTCCGTTGGATTCCCGGTGTGGATCGTAAAGAACCGCCACGAGCCAACGGCATCTCCGATCGCAAGAACAGCCCAACCAAACCGGGTGATGCCAAACCGTCGCCCGCCAATCCCTTTCTCGGACCGAGGGAGGAACGCGACGGATGA
- a CDS encoding cold shock domain-containing protein, with protein MDTEMEKGKIKRVTDKGFGFISTDGSNNDMFFHSSSVEGVEFNDLREGQEVTYTVGQGPKGPRAENVQLVGN; from the coding sequence ATGGATACGGAAATGGAAAAAGGCAAGATTAAACGCGTGACCGACAAAGGTTTCGGATTCATCTCGACCGACGGTAGCAACAACGACATGTTCTTCCACAGTTCGTCTGTCGAAGGCGTCGAATTCAATGACCTTCGTGAAGGTCAAGAAGTGACGTACACGGTCGGACAGGGCCCCAAGGGACCCCGAGCCGAAAACGTTCAGCTGGTCGGAAACTGA